The stretch of DNA gAAATATGTAAGAAAGTGAAAAACTTAGTGGAACAATTTCTCCCATAATTTTTTAGTCCCTTTTTGATTAGTAGAACTTTGTTGGACCATTACGGTTAGTAAGatgttattttagtaaaaactAGTAGACTGACTCGTGTACAcaagtgatatttttttatttattttgtatattaacataataaagtagtgaaaatattatgtaatgaaatattacgaaaattaggttatattcttgtaaatgttgttattaaagtaatgaagtaGTAAGTCTAAgtgatgcaataataatttcagttttaaatatagtATATAGAATTTATATCAGAATATAATTATAAtgcagttaattgattttacgaaataattataaaacatgCGACCCGTGCGTGTATgcacatcttttcctttttgtttttttttttacttcaaatctttctagaataataatataattgttattatatttatttaaccagtaaaaatattaataataatattattataaattataaattataaaaattttaaaagattaaaaatctgtTTAGCAAAAGCATTTAGTATaacgttttttataattaaaaaaaacacttataataataacacaattatgaatagtaataataataataaaaataataatgataccaaaaataacaaactaataataataataataatctttatgctataaatattaatgacaatgcTAATACTAAGACTAATGTTAACATGTTAacgataacaataatttataattatatatagagaTATACATCagcaataaaacaaataaaaaagacaagTAATTGAATATGATCCCGTagtaaagtaaataaaattaagatgtgtgtTTAACTATAAAGAAGGACtaacttcatattttttaacgaaaatacaaaccaaaagactaatttcaaaatttttatataaactaataaaaacattgtatttactttttttatgataataaaaaataataaaattagaattattgttatcattataattataaaataaatacaaataatattttataatattactataattaattttcatttataacggttaagtttcaaataaaaaaatgattaaattaaacaagtaATCACTCAAaagataatgttaataaaatcattatttttatttttagaaatatttaaaaggtaaattttaaaatgtgaaaaacaaaaaaagaagaactttttctttttatataaatatagatgtataaaaaagttttaaaatatcaaatatataaaatatattaaaaatattaatttttaaagatatatttaaaattatatattaaataaattatataaatataaaaattttgggggTCATGACCCCATATGTCCCTTAAATGTTTCGCCAATGCCCACCATACCCAATCAATGTGGagattctccgtcaaaacgtggtaaaatgtttgtttaactataataataataataataataataataataataataccattatgataatatcgcgtagtgataataataataataagaataattattataataatacaactacatatataaaaagatcaatattattatatctttttattttttcaattttatcctcttaattattatattttaaatttaaatagttatttataataaaaatattttttagttatattattctactaattttagtaactatttttttgaattaaaataattgttcattgtagaactacaaaaaaatttgattttaggaGAGATTATTTTGTAGAAGTCGTAAGAAACCTCaacaaattaacattatttgGAATGATTTGACAGATtatctaaaatgaaaataataacagggttttcattttatttggaGGAGGTTCTTTGTGATTCTTTTATTtcacctttattttttttcctttcctcGTTTTTTCACTCCTTTCCTCCTTTTCATTTCTAAACCTTTACTGTTTCGTTCTTTGTTTGCCATTGAACATACTCACCCTTCTTCCTTCCCGAACCAGCTTCAAGTTGAGATACCTAGGAACAACGTCCCAACCCAAACACTGTGCGTCCTTCATTCGGATGAGGCACCATGTAGCAGCACCGATCATCATTCCCTCTTTGTCTCGACTCTGACGCTTACGCGAGAAAAGAGACTATGCATCTTCGAGAATTGTTTTTTTTGTCAGGTTAAAATACTCCtttggtccatgtttttgttgaaaaatctcaaataggtcctaagatttttttagtctcaattaggtccatattttgaaaatgtgtaacaattaggtccattccgttagtatagagttaacggtgttaaagATGTGCCCTGTGTCAgctccacatttttttaaatttttttaaatttttttaaatttttttaaaatttttttaaatttttaaatttttttttgaaaattattcatgccacgtaTCACGTCAgtattgtgtcacgtgtcaagtcaataAGGTGACACGTGTTAAATCATTGtctaaatctcaatttggtccatatatttgttatttttattacatttcagtccattttttttaattttttttaaatatatttattttaaatttttacaaaattgttttaaaattttatatttaaatttataaaattgttaattttaaaccaactctaacatttgtatataaattatttaaaacaattttgtaacaagttaaaataaatattttaaaattttaaaacaaaatataaaataaacttaatattattaaaatgtttaataaaaatatcattataaaatttatataaaagttaaatttgatctcaatttggagaggatgaaattgaaaattaaaaaaagatggactgaaatataattaaagtaacaaatatatggaccaaattgatattcaaacaatgacttgacacgtgtcactttactgacttgacacgtggcacaatattgatgtgacacgtggcatgaataattttcaaaaaaaattaaaaaaattcaaaaattcaaaaaaatgagaagctgacacgtggcatatccTTAACACCATAACACCATACTAACGGAAtgagcctaattgttacacattttcaaaaatatggacctaattgagactaaaaaaaattttaggacctatttgagatttttcaacaaaaacatggactaAGGGAATATTTTAAcctgacaaaaaaaaaaacaattactcTACAAACATTCTTTGAGAGTCACCTAACTAAAGCATTCTTTTAGAATCTCCTTTAGCCTTCCTCCTCTAAGATTGACCCAACCTTCTTAAAGTACGTTCATCACCACTCAATCACCACCACCGAGACACTTTTCCACATCTTCTTGCATTGCATCCACGCCATGAAGCCTCCTTGTTGCAACCAACACATGAAAGGAGGGTCATCACTAGTGATCAAACCTTATAATTCTAAAGTTTGTGCAATCACTTTCTTGGCGTAGAAAAggtagttgataaaatttttgaaaaaatataaaaggaaacaaatattcaaattaaaatatattttaaatttttgtttactttaattttttaaattctgatAAATCTAGTTTTTTTATACTaatcaaagttataatacatcatttgaccAAAATCGTGCAAAGAagaaatattaaactaataataataaaatttgacataaatcttgtatcttttgaactttaatatatactgaatggtgataaaaaaaattcatgacaattatattaaattttcatatcatagtaaataaaatttatttatacaattatagtgacaaaattacaatatgattgataatgagttagaaaataaaatataattatataaaatatatcaaaaatagaattctacattataaaaatatacaacacataaaaatattaaaaaattatcaaatgtgtgtcgtagaaataatttgaaagaatattgaatgaaatcacacaaaggaaaataaatgttcaactaagggtatgataagatgaaaaatatctaaGAGATCTACGAAAGCTTTTCAAATATAAACATAGTCAATGGTTATATTACCTAGCAAATGAAgctttatgctattaaacagtTAATTTGAGAGAgttaaatattctcatgtgaaagaaaactatataataaataaaaatattaaaaaagaatagaaatactcaaatgtgagacataaaaaatatttaattaacatacataatttgaacataattgcataaaggTAATGATAAGATGGgaaatatattagagatgcgaatgaaattcatgacaaaccaaacaattagaataaatgaaaaatagaaagtctacatacacacacacacacatacacaaggttattaattagtttttaattttttaataatttaaacgggaacGAGGATATGACAAAGACATGTATTATGGTGGGGACGGGGACGGACgaatatgtacatcctcatacctagttaaaaaagtcggggattctccatattcatactcatacccagtcaatgtggAGATTTCCCATCATAATAGGGACGGGTTCGAGCAATACCCACAATAACGAGTTTATTTGACATCTCTAACTAGGACTTTTGTAACACATAGAGTTACCTACGAATTTATTTGCAAGTAATTACTATAAAAAAACTCCATATAATTATGTATGAATAAATCTATATGTAATTATTTACGAATAAATCTATATGTAATTATATGTGGAGGAGGGTGAGCTATAGgcaaacaaagaagaaaaccCTATATTTATGTGAAATGGAgaccaaaatgaaattcaatCAGTTCAAAATGCATAAATCAGTGCACAAATCAAAACCCAACAAGTTTTATGGTGGAAAACTCACCTGCAGAAGTCACACTGGCCGGCGAAACGCGAAGGAGGTCTTGCGGAGAAAAGGAACAATGGTTGTTCGCGTTGCAGATCTGGAATATAATGTGACGGGACGTCGGTTCTATGCCCAGCCGACGTTGACTGACGTCTGATAAGTGAAAAAACTGACGTCGAGTGATGTTAGGGCAGAGAAAAACCGACGTTATGCAGAGGTGACGTCGGGGCAGAGAAAAAATGATGTTATGTTACGTCGGGGATTAGCTAGACAGACGTCAAATTTGACACTTTATTgacaaaaatgccaccggtcATTTTGTTATGTTGATTTTCTCTCTAGCAGACGTTAATTGGACGACATTATAAGTAATTTTTGTGTTAGTATTagttaggtttaattactcggaacATACCCAGTTTggttccaaaatttcaaaatggtacccacttttaagtttgtctcaatttagtacccaaattcgTAATGTGCATCAATGCAGTACCCTTCGTTAAGTTTTCGCAAATGCCGTTAAGTACCTTACCACGTGTCAGCctctagtttttttaatttttttaaattttttttaaaattttttaaaatttaaaatttaaaattattttttaaaaaaatttgccacgtgtcagatcGTTgatgtggcattgtcagtgacacgtggcaaggtacctgccaagtgtcattgtcttgagttcaatttagtccccacatgtgtctatttgtttcaatttaatactcatatgtttatttgtttcaatttagtcccggttctatttgtttgaattttgttcaattatatatattatttttaaaatagagaaatattgtatctcttttaagacaaaatttattatttatataaatgttatattgatatttggtactaaaaatgacttataaaattaagtattgaaatttatattaaagttaatggtaaaagtcatgaataacaaatTTACTAAAACTTTGTTAttcatgaatataaaaaatatcaatgtaacaaacttaaaattgggtaccattttgaaatgaTATGTTCCGAGTAATTAAGCCTATTAGTTAATACTTTTCTTTAATATCGTTAAGTATCTATAGGTTTTTGATCTtcaataataaaactaaataactTAAActgtattttaattataaataaataccaTTAACTTTCAAGTTTTCTATTCTTATCCAATATTCAACTATTATCAGTAAGTATACcataattatattcaatttaataataataatggacATATATATTAAGTTGAATATCTCGTAAATGcctaaatataaatagattgtgtgatcaaattttgaaaattttccttCTTAACTTAGCTTTAAATTTCACTTatgcttttaaatattttgaagttaTTAATTACAACATGTTATCAAAAGAATTGTACTAATCAACAACAACATTTACTCCAAAATTCAATTACCAAAGTTTATGTATTAAGCAATTGAAAAATGATACTTTCACtcgtattatttattttttaacgtGACTTAGCGCGATTCATCACAAAAACTCAGCAATAAGTAATTCATCTTGAGTTGAATCCTCCAAGTTCGACTACTTCCACAAAATGTGCTTCTTTCATCAATGAAAACAAGGCTTTGCAATAAAGTGGAAGATGCCTTCCTTGTTGCAATTTATAGATTTCTCAGTAAAGGCttaaaaggaaaacaattataaaagcaaaaataaataatttgacctaaaattttagaaactctATCAATATATTTACAGAGGtaatatttattctattaataaaaaaactgcTCTAATAGCACGGACCTTACAAAAATTTTGAGAACTCTAAATTTCTCAATATGCGAGCCATTTTCCTTCTATGAACACTTGAATACTCTAAAAATACAAAAGGCTCATTATTGTTTCGCAAACACTATACATTCTGTTTAAAGAATGAAGCAATAAGATGAAAATCACGTTTTTCTGAATGCCATTTTAATGAATATGAAGCTAAAATGTTGTTGAGCTGGTTCGACGTAGTTGGTATCTTGGAGTCACACTTGTAGATGAAAATAACTTTGCACCCAATTCCTGCAAtattcatatgaaaaatattaaagactATTTTcgttacttaaaaaataataatttcaatctAAGTAATTTAGCAATTGATTTCAGAGATTAATTAGCAATAAAATGGAAGTTAATTTGCTCTGTTCATCATCAGGAAAATGATTATGACCGAGTAGTTtacaattagaaaaattatcatCGAGTACAAAAATCTGAGACATACGAGTCCTATATCTTAATTTGTATAGTACATAGTAATATTTACCACGAGTTTAAAAAAGGTAATAGTTCATcgtttttagtttttcatttttaaatttcgaTTTTATTATAGTGTTAATGACTAACCTTTTTATTGGAGCTTCATTTAGCAAATATGATCTGGTTGTTAAGCAATTATTGTTCATTCTCCTTTCCTTTACTCCTAAAATTAAACAAAGCTTGAAGAGAAATATGTTAGGTAATTGCAATAACTGAGCTACTCTTATAAAACAATCCAATTgctaataaaaaagaagaaaaatataaacattaccaacatttatttttctccttgtattattatcaattttctcTGAAAAAGtcatttctttttataactAGTAAACTATCTTTTTCAAAGCAAACAACATACATGGCCTAAATTGTTTTAGTAATAATCACTCATCTAGGCAATGCAATAAAAGACTCATTTTCAAGATAAAGagagtttttatttattttttaaatcattgtattaatattaattatctttctCGGAAACAATAACTACGTGCATGTTAGAAATctgttttactttttattttatacttttcatATGAGACAGATTATATCAgcctttttaaaaatatggagaccacattgaataaaaaaataaataaagaaaaaatattaaattattgttataaatataaagataaaaatattattaagtcTAGTTTTTATGTTGAACAAATCAAAACGTTAATTAACACAAATACGCGCTATAATATTGTCACATGGACAccataaactatttttttttgttaattataaaCGAGCAAATTATTAAATCATACTTTTTATCttcaaaaaatgttaaaagaatattttgaaGCCGGTAGGGACTTGAGTCCATCTTGGCTTtgtcttaatataaataaataaaaaattaaatattcgaatatgaataaaatatttattaacgcAAAAAAGATTggaatataacattttaaagaaaaataatgattaagaaGAATGAATGGAAATTTTATAGTTAGAAAATTCTTGGCGCCATCGCAACTAATCGCCTTAATGAAccttgttattttaaaaaaaagtattataacACGAGTttgattttatgaattattattagttaacaAATTTACACCAACAGTTAATTGCAATTTATCTGGcatatagtttttaaattacacAGAAGAGTTTCCACGCACTATCAACCgattataaaaactttaaattatcaatacatttgaattaaattcttggaatattgaaaagtaaaatactATACGCTGACATTATaatcaatttcataataaattttataataattatcgaataatttaataatgataatttgaattaacttacaagttaaaaattttacaacagAAAATATCTATCATTTAATACTCTCGTAAAATAGTGTGTACTATTAATCTCAAAACTGGCGTGATGCATATTGTATCGTAAAGACATCACATAAATGATACTTTTACCcattaagataaaatatttgataatccattctaaaaattataatcaaaatattaatttattgagTTGTGAAGTAGTTGTACTTTTCTATATGTCAAAATAATAATTCCGAATTGTTAATGCATATCTCTGTTGTATTTGAATATAATGTTAATAAAGTAAATGTAACGTCTAATCCTATCTAGGCAAGCAAGCctatacattaataataaaaaagatatccacctaattaattttgatttgtataaagaattgaaggaaaaaaactccataaaaaaaaatctctttttcttaaaaagttGAGAAACTAGGTTATAGTACGTAccaaaacaaaggaaaaaaaaaaattaaaaccccagtttgtgtgtgtgtgtgattttaGTCCAAAGAatcaacaataaatatatatatatatatatatatatatatataataataataataataataataataataataataaattcaaagaaaGCCAATGATTGAAAGTGAAATGAAAGAGAAAGCATAACACATTTGCACcgaatttaatcaaataaaatgaaaacacTAACCAATTATAAGGGAGAAGTTTTTAGGTTAAGGATGAGAGATTACACCAAATGAATACTTAGCAATTAAATAAAGACATTAATTAAGGAAGGGATCGATTTTAGGTCAAGGTTTCAgagagtaaaataaataatctgtGAAGTTAattagaattttcttttttttcttttgttgcgGGAAGAAGAAGCTTTTCAAGTGAAATAAGTttctttacaaattaaaattaatttatataatcttTCATACCGTctctttaattcttttaattttttatatacatttattttaatatatagaaGTTCTGTAGGTGTACGGTTCTCACTGTTACACTTTctctttttatccttttaacttgtttttctttgtttcaaACTAAACTTCAGACTCTTTTTGTAAAAGAGTTTGAATACccaagtattttttttccttttttatatattttttatgataaagaaaacTAGAAATGCCTTGTACTTGCATCGTTTGTGGTTAGAATAAACCCTCAAAACAAACAAAGATGTTACTCTCATTTTTAGAACCttgcattatttttatttgacattCTCTTTCGCTAAAAAGTCCAAAACACGAATTTCTTCTATTTTGTATATCTAACTTTGGATTATAAAAATGGAATAGaaaatatctttttcattgtacATAACAAACACTTCTGCTCGTTGGCTTACAAAAATATGTGCACTTACCTGTGTATAGTGCTTtgtcttaaataaataaaaaatctatttgCTTACAAATAGCGCGATGCAAACAatcataaaaatgaattattagcACAACACATACACACAAAAAACACAACTATTTTCAGTTGAAAATGGATTGCTGAATGTACCTTCAGCTTTTTGAGCCAGCAATTCACTTTCTGAAGGCGACACTTCTCGTTCTCTAATCTAAGTATGTGTTCCTGGACCAAAAAAATACGATAAAGAACAAACTATagtgatataaaaatttgtgtgACCCAAGAAAGTTGATGAGACAttgaaataatgaatttaacTTTTCTACTGGACTGTTTGATATAgctcttttaaaattttaaaatcagtgGTGATACAGCAGAGAAACATAGTTTGAAGACACAGGAAAAACTAGTAGAGAATCCAAACTAACCTGTTTCTTTGCCCTTGATCGTGCTGCAGATTCTCTGTTCTTAGCCATTCTCTTCTGTCTTCTCTCTACGGCCTTTTCCAGCGTATCATCATTTGAGTTCTTTCTCTTTCTAAAAAGAGAAGTCTTGGAAGAATCTGAATAGGAAGGAGACATTGGAATCCCCACTGAGTTTTCTGAATAACTGAGTTGGCTATCGTAGAATGAGTTATTAGAAACACTGAAATCTTGAGGTCGGTGGGTGTTAACGTTAACCGAAGGAATTTGCAACCAATGTTGTTGATGATGGATTGAATCAATGACCATTGGGGTCGGAATGTGAACGTTAGCATTCTGATCTGCTACATTGATCACACCAGCATTAGCTAGGAAATGTTCAATGGTTGATTCCCCTAAAGTAGGTTCATTCAAGATGTGGTCATGGTCAACAATTCCCCTCCAAGCCTCACCAATGCCATTGCTTTTGGTGAATGAATCATGATCACATGAAGGTTCTTGCACAACATGTCCACTTGTGTTTCCCAACAACAACTGTCTCTGAACATCCTCAAAACTAAGGTTGTACAAAGACCTTTGGCTTGCCATAGGTGGGTACTGTTGACCCTGCCCTCCTCTAGTAGGAGAGAAACCCATGATCCTTCTAGCCATTCGGCTATGTTTCTACTTTTTGCCagaaaaattgttcaaaaaataaaaaacaaacaaaagagtTAAGAAGAAAACAATGTTTTTACTCCAAAACAGGGTTTtgctaaagaagaagaaggattatcatattttaatatatagtaTTTGGTTTGAGGAAGGGTTGGAGAGATGAGCACAACAGTTAGTACCTGAAGCGAAATCTGAGCCGCCACAAAATATAGAAAACTGAAACAAACCTAAAGCGGATGGTGTTCTCACTTTAACCACTACTCTGAATTATTTGCTAAATTCGTGgatttaaaggttaaatataaatcaaagaTCCAACTAACCAAGAAATATCCAATAATAACCTTCTTTGGTTAAGCAGTAAAACCTATTTTAGGTTTCtgttttctcacttttcttttctattgtctTGACTCCTTAAAGAATAGGCTAAGACTGGAGAGTATTTAAACATGTTTGTGATGGCACAATCCGTTGTTTAATAACTTCCAAcccaaattattatttttttttccacttGCTTGAGCTGTTCATTAATTCAGTATCTTTCACATAGACCAGTTTCACCAATATTATGGTAACCCACTTGTCAAGTTCATGATATGCTTCTGTAAGAGTTTTGTTCATTGCCAtgttcttatgaaattttatttttttaatattaacttaatgttataccttaatatattttacatatctAAACTTTCACCTTCAATATTTTAGTTCTAACACGAGTTTcaatatttaactaaattatagaagaaagattataaaaatatttaaaaatcaagaGTTTAGCTAGTAGAATCGGAATATAAAGTTCAGTTTCAAGTACTTCTAAGTTCAAAGATACTTTTAATATGCATTTTCTGTGTGTgcttttattctctttttttttttttttgcaacacaagttttaattttatttcactaGCATATTGTACTAAATAATTATCTAAGTAAAACGAAGTACTATAGTAGTTTAAAATTCGGTTTTACCGAATTGTGAACGTGGTTGAATGTAATTTCAATAGAAATATAGTCagtaattagtttctaaataaCCGAATTATGaactacattttatttatttattttgttttaaaattgaggaaactgattttataattaacttaaatatatttttagtctctaaattttaaaataaagttaatttttttttgtttcaaattttgatatattttaatttgaaactttaaaattgaaaaagaaatataacatTTCTAATCCAATTGTATTAATTCTATCTTTTAATTGTTAAACAACGTTTAATCTTAATTAGTGTTTGAGTAGTTTATTAGGTTGATACATTCTAACTGCTGAGTTAGGAGtacttacttttaaaatttaagagtaaaatatatcaaagcTCGTAACAAAAATAAAGCTGAGTTAGGAGTattcagttttaaaatttaagagcaaaatatatcaaaagctcgtaacaaaaatatattaaattttttcagAAATTACCGAAAcaaagttaataattttaagaacaTTGGTTCGACTCAAGGCAAAATACACATAcagacaaatatatatatatatatatatatatatatatatatatatatatatatatatatatatatataaataaaagatattgaaatgaattgttaattttttatataaaagttaattttgttaataacaATACGAGAGAAAATACATGTACgtgtgtttatattttttatgataataaaaaaaataatttttttattattattttaaaattaaatataaataatattttgtaattttattctaa from Vigna unguiculata cultivar IT97K-499-35 chromosome 8, ASM411807v1, whole genome shotgun sequence encodes:
- the LOC114194996 gene encoding ABSCISIC ACID-INSENSITIVE 5-like protein 2; the encoded protein is MARRIMGFSPTRGGQGQQYPPMASQRSLYNLSFEDVQRQLLLGNTSGHVVQEPSCDHDSFTKSNGIGEAWRGIVDHDHILNEPTLGESTIEHFLANAGVINVADQNANVHIPTPMVIDSIHHQQHWLQIPSVNVNTHRPQDFSVSNNSFYDSQLSYSENSVGIPMSPSYSDSSKTSLFRKRKNSNDDTLEKAVERRQKRMAKNRESAARSRAKKQVSLDSLLVFPVSSNYVSLLYHH